In Mycobacterium branderi, the DNA window GATTGGCTTGCCCATGGCCAGCCGGGTATGACCGAGGGGATTGATCTATTCCCCAGCGAGCTAGGCGCGTTGGTCGCCGGAAATACGCTGTTGCGCCGGTTCCGTCGGTATTGTCGCAATCTCGAGTTGCCAGATGGATTGGACCTGCACTCGCTGCGCCGCTCGTATGCCACCCATTTAATCGAAGACGGCTGGGATGCCAAGTTCGTCCAGGACCAGATGGGTCACGACATGCCAGCACGACGTCGCTGTATACCTGCGTGTCCAGCGACTACCGCGTCAGCACGTTGCGCCGGGTGTTGGACACCACCATCAACACCGCACTGTCGTTGGGGGAGGAGGAGAGTTCATGAAGCGGCGAGTCGACTACACCTGAAGATTGGCCGAGCTGATGGCCGCTCGTGGGATGTACAACAGTACCGATCTAATTCCTCTTCTTGTTGAGCGAGGGATCCAACTATCGCGGCCACAGGTGTATCGAGTGGTTCATCAACGCCACCCCGAACGGGTTTCGCTTCAAATGATCGCCGCACTGTGCGATATCTTGGGCTGCGGCGTAGACGATCTGGTCACCGTGACCGCGGCCGATGTCCGCCGACGCAAAGCATCCGCCGGCTCGCCGAGCGCGCCGAGGCCCAACGTGGTCGAGCTCACCAAAGCGGTGCGACCGCGCCGAGCCAGAGTGATCAGCGATGACGATTAGCCCCAACCGGCGCTCCACCAAACGGGGCCGCCCGCCGGTTATCGGTGAGCGGTTCCGCTGCAGCCGATGCCAGCGAATGGCCAACCAGCGCAGGGCGTCCTGGCCCGGCGAGCAACTGTGCTACAGCTGCTTCTACACAGCGATGCGCACTCGCGGGATCTGCCCCCGGTGCGGCCACAACGGGGTGCTTCCCGGCCTGGGCAGCGACGCAGACCGGCAGCCGATCTGTTTATCGTGCGCAGGGATTCCCGCAGACTTCATCTGCCGAAGTTGCCAAACCGAAGGCAATTTCTACCGGCGCCGAACGTGTGCCCGTTGCGCCCTTCGTCAGGACCTGACCGCGTTGATAGTCGACAACGCTCAATGCCCTGAAGCCATCGCCCCGATCGTCGACGCGCTGTGCCGGGTCGAGCGGCCAGCCACCATCCTGAGCTGGAAGCGCTCGCCCCGCGTTCGGGAACTGCTGACCGGACTGGCCTGCGGGCAGATTCCGCTGACACACCAGGGTCTCGATAAAGCGGGTACCGACGGAGCCGTCAACCATCTGCGGAGTCTGCTCGAACACGCCGGCATCTTGGCTGCCCGCGACGAACCGCTGGCCCGGTTCGAGCATTGGCTCACCCAGAAACTCGAGGCGGTCACCCAACCGGCCGTGCGCGCCCCAGTGGAACAATTCGCCACCTGGCATCACCTTCGTCGGCTACGCAGAGCATCCTTTCCAGGACAGAACTCCGATGCCGCCGCGCGAGACGCCAAACAAGAGATCACCGAGACGATCAAGTTTCTCACCCGGCTGCACAGCACACATAGCCGCACCCTGGCCAGCTGCCGACAACACGATGTCGATGAGTGGCTGGCATCGGGTCCGACCACCCGACGAAAGATCCGAAACCTGTTGGCCTGGGCCAAGAAAGCCCGGGTGAACAAGTCAGTGCAGATTACTCATCAGCAGCCTCCTCCCAGCAGCGCGCTCACCCAAGAACAGCGGCTGGCATGGCTTCGAGAACTTCTTACCGGAGATTCCGAGACCCTGACTTACCGTGTTGCGGGAAGCCTTCTGCTGCTGTTCGCTCAGCCCATGACCAAGATCGCAGCACTACCGACATCGGCGATCACACTTGCGGAAAACGAAGTACGGATCACCCTGGCGCAAGAACCGATCCCCGTGCCGCGGCCGTTCGCAGACATGCTCGTCAACCACATGGGCAACCGACCGAATCTCCGAGCGACAGGTGGAGTCAAGGACAGCCCGTGGCTGTTTCCCAGTCTCCGGCCCGGCCGGCATCTTCGCCCACAAGACATCAGGGAAAGACTCGAACAGCTGGGCATCAATCTGCTTGGCGCGCGCAACACCACGTTGCAGAGCCTCGTTGCCTCCGCGCCAACGCCGTTGGTCGCCGAACTACTCGGCTACAGCTACAACACAGCCCAGCTCCACGCAGAGATCGCAGCCCAGCCCTGGGCCCGCTACGTGACCAAAACAGCCGTCGGATCGAACTGACCCAGGATTTTATCCAGTCTGTGCTGCAGAGGTTTTGGCTTCTATCGCCAAACACCAGCAAACGGGACAGTGTCTTCGTAGAGCGATGACACCGACGCTACCCCGGGCACGCAACCAAGACGATCGGGCATCAACCGCTTGGCAGTGCTGAGCCCCGGCACCTTCCCGACACGACCGAATACGGCGAGATTGAATACGGAGGGTTACCGGTATGCGCACCGGCGCGTCGCCCTGTGTCGACGGCGGGGGGCGGGGGTCAGGCGCTTTGTTCAAACGACACGGGTATATCGTTGGAGCACACCATATTTGAGGCGCAGATTTACTGCGGGGGAGGCGTTGCGGTGGCGAGCGAAGCGTGGACACCAAACGTCTATTGGTGTACGCTGTCGGCGTCGTCTGAAAACTGATCACGTGTCGACGCCCGAATTTTGACCCCCTTCGACCGACTCTCGGTTTCTAGCCGAGAGGAGAAGGGAGTTGTTGGCTGTGGAGGACTGGGCTGAGATCCGCAGGTTGCACCGAGCGGAGGGGCTGCCGATCAAGACGATTGCCAAGACGCTGAAGATCTCGCGCAACACGGTGCGCTCCGCGCTGGCTTCCGATGCTCCGCCGAAGTATGTGCGCAAGCCGGCGGGGTCGGCGGTGGATGTGTTTGAGGATGCGATCCGTGCCGAGCTCAAGCAGGTGCCGACGATGCCGGCCACGGTCATCGCTGAGCGAGTCGGTTGGACGCGAGGGATGACGGTGTTCAAAGAACGTGTCCGCGAGTTGCGCCCGGCTTACCTGCCGCCGGATCCGGCGAGCCGCACGAGCTATGAGGCCGGTGATATCGGGCAGTGCGACTTGTGGTTTCCGCCAGTCACGATCCCGGTCGGGTACGGGCAAAGACGCACCGCCACGCAGCTTCCGGTGCTGACCATGGCGTTGGGCTATTCGCGGTGGTTGTCGGGGATGCTGATCCCCTCGCGCCGTGCTGAGGATCTATTCGCCGGCTGGTGGCAGCTGATCTGCGGACTCGGTGCGGTGCCGCGCACCCTGGTCTGGGATGGCGAAGGCGCGATCGGGCGGTGGCGATCGGGACGCATCGAACTCACCGAGGACTGCCAGGCATTCCGCGGGGTGCTGGGGGCCAAGGTGGTGGTGCTCAAACCGGCCGAGCCGGAACACAACGGCATCATCGAACGGGCCCATGACTATCTGGAGCGGTCGTTTCTGCCGGGCCGAACCTTCAGCGGTCCCGGCGATTTCAACCACCAACTGCAGCACTGGCTGAACACCGTCAATGCGCGGACCCGCCGGGTGCTGGGATGTGCTCCGACCGACCGGATCGGCGCGGACCGCCAAGCGATGCTCACTTTGCCGCCGGTACCACCGGTGACCGGTTGGCGTCACACCACCCGGTTGGCGCGCGATCACTACATCCGGTTGGACTCCAATGACTACTCGGTGCATCCGGGGGTGATCGGGCGGCGCATTGAAGTCGTCGCCGACCTCGACCGTGTCCAGGTGTTTTGTGAGGGCAAGGTGGTCGCCGACCATGAGCGGGTGTGGGCCTGGCATCAGACCATCACCGACCCCGAGCACCGCGCAGCCGCCAACATGCTGCGCCGCAACCGGATTGGCGCCCTGCGCCCGGTGCGTGAACCCGAGGACCCAATCACGGTCGAACAGCGGTCTTTGACCGACTACGACAGCGCGTTGGGTATCGACCTCGGCGAAGACGGGTTGGTGTCATGACCACCAAAACACGGGCGACCGCGGTGTCATCGAACAACCGCGACCTGACCGCCGAAATCAGCTTTCTCACCCGCGCCCTCAAAGCACCCACCCTGCGCGAAGCAGTCACACGACTGGCCGAGCGGGCCCGCGCCGAATCCTGGACCCATGAGGAGTTCCTGGTGGCCTGCCTGCAGCGCGAGGTTTCGGCCCGCGAATCCCACGGCGGCGAGGGCCGCATCCGCGCTGCCCGGTTCCCGTCCCGAAAATCGTTGGAGGAGTTCGACTTCGACCACGCCCGCGGACTCAAACGCGACACCATCGCCCACCTGGGCACCCTGGACTTCGTCGCCGCCCGTGACAACCTCGTGTTCCTCGGCCCGCCGGGCACCGGCAAAACCCACCTTGCCATCGGCATCGCAATCCGCGCCTGCCAAGCCGGCCACCGCGTGCTGTTCGCCACCGCCGCCGAATGGGTCGCCCGACTCGCCGAAGCCCACCACGCCGGACGACTCCAACAAGAACTCATCCGGCTGGGCCGCTACCCGCTGCTCGTCGTCGACGAGGTCGGCTACATCCCGTTTGAACCTGAAGCCGCTAACTTGTTCTTCCAGCTGGTTTCCTCCCGCTACGAACGGGCCAGCCTGATCGTCACCTCCAACAAACCTTTCGGCCGCTGGGGCGAAGTGTTCGGCGACGACGTCGTGGCCGCCGCCATGATCGACCGACTCGTCCACCACGCCGAAGTCATCGCCCTCAAAGGCGACTCCTACCGCATCAAAGACCGCGACCTCGGGCGAGTCCCGGGATCAACCACCGACGAATGAACACCAAGGGGGTCAATTTTCAACCGTCGAAAAGGGGTCAATTTTCAGCCGCCGTTGACAAGGTCGGCCATTCCGCTGTTGAGCTAGCACGGGTCACAGCCGGGCGTTCGTCGGTGACATCGGCCAAAGGTGATCGGCGGTTCAGCGATCCGGCGCGGAGCTCAAACCCCGCCTACCGACCATGCGTGCCAGCGCGGGCTGGGACATGAAGAGACTGGCGGAAAGTTCACCGCGAGCACGGTGTACCAGTCCTGGTCAGTCATCTTGGCCACCGTTTTGTCGATGGTGATGCCGACGTAGTTGACCTAGATGTCGGTCCGCCCGGGCTGATCAGTCACCTCACGGATGGTGCGCCAACAATCCTCCGCGGAGGCGACGTTCCCGGCGTGCAGGCTCGGCCGTACACAGCGGGGGATGGCCGAAGCTAACGGGGACGCTGTGTCAGCGTGTAGTCGCCTGAGCTCAGCACGAGTAGCCGCTACGGTTCAGCAAGGTGCGACACCGCGCTGTACTTGATGATTCACCCAGCCGCATC includes these proteins:
- a CDS encoding helix-turn-helix domain-containing protein, translated to MAARGMYNSTDLIPLLVERGIQLSRPQVYRVVHQRHPERVSLQMIAALCDILGCGVDDLVTVTAADVRRRKASAGSPSAPRPNVVELTKAVRPRRARVISDDD
- a CDS encoding recombinase XerD gives rise to the protein MIVDNAQCPEAIAPIVDALCRVERPATILSWKRSPRVRELLTGLACGQIPLTHQGLDKAGTDGAVNHLRSLLEHAGILAARDEPLARFEHWLTQKLEAVTQPAVRAPVEQFATWHHLRRLRRASFPGQNSDAAARDAKQEITETIKFLTRLHSTHSRTLASCRQHDVDEWLASGPTTRRKIRNLLAWAKKARVNKSVQITHQQPPPSSALTQEQRLAWLRELLTGDSETLTYRVAGSLLLLFAQPMTKIAALPTSAITLAENEVRITLAQEPIPVPRPFADMLVNHMGNRPNLRATGGVKDSPWLFPSLRPGRHLRPQDIRERLEQLGINLLGARNTTLQSLVASAPTPLVAELLGYSYNTAQLHAEIAAQPWARYVTKTAVGSN
- the istB gene encoding IS21-like element helper ATPase IstB, whose protein sequence is MTTKTRATAVSSNNRDLTAEISFLTRALKAPTLREAVTRLAERARAESWTHEEFLVACLQREVSARESHGGEGRIRAARFPSRKSLEEFDFDHARGLKRDTIAHLGTLDFVAARDNLVFLGPPGTGKTHLAIGIAIRACQAGHRVLFATAAEWVARLAEAHHAGRLQQELIRLGRYPLLVVDEVGYIPFEPEAANLFFQLVSSRYERASLIVTSNKPFGRWGEVFGDDVVAAAMIDRLVHHAEVIALKGDSYRIKDRDLGRVPGSTTDE
- the istA gene encoding IS21 family transposase; protein product: MLAVEDWAEIRRLHRAEGLPIKTIAKTLKISRNTVRSALASDAPPKYVRKPAGSAVDVFEDAIRAELKQVPTMPATVIAERVGWTRGMTVFKERVRELRPAYLPPDPASRTSYEAGDIGQCDLWFPPVTIPVGYGQRRTATQLPVLTMALGYSRWLSGMLIPSRRAEDLFAGWWQLICGLGAVPRTLVWDGEGAIGRWRSGRIELTEDCQAFRGVLGAKVVVLKPAEPEHNGIIERAHDYLERSFLPGRTFSGPGDFNHQLQHWLNTVNARTRRVLGCAPTDRIGADRQAMLTLPPVPPVTGWRHTTRLARDHYIRLDSNDYSVHPGVIGRRIEVVADLDRVQVFCEGKVVADHERVWAWHQTITDPEHRAAANMLRRNRIGALRPVREPEDPITVEQRSLTDYDSALGIDLGEDGLVS